CCATCACCTGATCGGCGTCGTCCCGCTCCGTCGCCTCCTGACCGCGGATCCCCGCACGCCGGTCCTGGAGATCTGCAACGACCAGATCGTCAGCGTGACCACGGACACGGACCAGGAGGACGTCGCGAGGACCGTGGCGAAATATGACCTGGTCGCCGTGCCCGTGGTGGATCAGCGACAGCACCTCGTGGGGACGATCGCGGTGGACGACGTCGTCGACATTCTCGGTGAGGAGGCGACGGAGGACATCTTCAGAATCGCCGGATCGGATGCGGCCGAGCTCGAGCGGCGTTCGCCGCGCGAGGTCGCCCTGCTGCGCTTGCCGTGGGTGCTCGCGACGCTGCTGATCGAGCTGTGCGCGGGGGTCATCATCTCGTACTTCGACCGGACGCTCAGCCGGGTCATCCTGCTCGCCTCCTTCATGCCGGTCATCCAGGCGATCTCGGGAAACACGGGGCTCCAGTCGGTGACGATGGTCGTCCGCGGCCTCGCCACCGGTCGCGTGGTGCTCTCGCGCTGGTGGGAGCCGCTTCGCCGCCAGATCGTGACCTCCAGCATCCTCGGCGCGATCTGCGGCGCCCTCGTCGGGGCGGTCGGCTCCCTCTGGCACTCGCCGCCGTTCGGTCTCGTGGTCGGCGTCTCGATGTTCATCTCCGTCAACCTCTCGGGCGCCGCCGGCACGGCGATCCCGATGCTCTCCAAGCGCCTCGGCTTCGATCCCGCGCTGACCGCCGGGCCCTTCGAGACGGCGTTCCAGGACGTGCTCGGCGTGACGATCTTCCTCTCGCTCGCGACGGCGCTGCTCCGCTGGCTCGTCTAGCTCCGCGGAAGACGGACGGACCATGACGCGATTAACTCTCTTGGCAACGGCTCCCGCGGGCGGTTAGAATACCTTCCGGTTTGATCCGCCGTTGGCCGGCCTCACATCCATGACGTCTGGAGGGCGCTGAGTGGACGCGGCGTTGGAGAAGAGGCAGGTCGAGCGCGCATACGAGCTGTACGCCCCCGTCTACGACTTCATCTTCGACTGGATCTTCTCGCCGGGCCGCACGGCGGCCGTCAGGCAGCTCGCGCTCCAGCGAAGCGACTCCGTGCTCGAGGTCGGCATCGGCACCGGGCTCAACCTCCCGCTCTACCCCGCCACCTGCGCGCTCACCGGCATCGACCTCTCGCAGGAGATGCTCGACAAGGCGGTCGAGCGCGTCGAGACGCTCGCGATGCCGAACGTCACGCTCAAGGTCATGGACGCCACGTCCATGGACTTCGGCGACGACGAGTTCGACAAGGCGGTGGCGACCTACACGATCTCCGCGGTCCCCGATCCCGTCGCCGTCCTCCGCGAGATGCGCCGGGTGGTGAAGCCCGGCGGCGTCATCGTCGTCCTGAACCACTTCCGGAGCGAGCGCCGGCTCATGGGCTGGCTCGAGGACCTCGTCGCGCCGGTCTGCACGCGCCTGGGCTGGAAGTCGAATCTGGCGCTCGGGCCGCTCCTCACCCAGGTCGGCCTCGTGCCCGAGCTGGTGGCGAAGGTGAACATGTTCAACGGATGGCGCCTCGTGAAGTGCGTCAACCGGAAGTAGCCCGGCTCGCCGCTCTCCTCCTCGCCCTCGTCCTCGTCCTCCCCGTCGCCCAGGCCGGCCACACCGCGCTCGTCGCCGGGGCGTTCCTCGTCGAGTTGCTCAGTCAGGGGCGGTACGCGCCCCTCTCGGCCCTCACGTCGGCGCCCGCGCGCGAGGCCCTGGCCGTCCCCGGCGTGGCGGCCGACCGCTACGTGCCGGCGGGGCTCGGCGCCGGGCGCCGGCTCGTCCTCGTCCACGGCGCGACGGCCGAGGGCAAGGACGACCCGCGCCTGCGCGAGGCGGCCGAGCTGCTCGCCCGCTCCGGCTTCGACGTCGCCGTGCCCACGGTCCCCGGGCTCACGCGCGGCCGCCTGCGTCCGGAGGACGTGGGCGCCGTCGTCGCGACGCTCGCGGCGCGGCCGGGACCGGCCGTCGTCCTCGGCGTGAGCGTGGGGTCCGGGCCCGCCCTGCTCGCGGCGGCCGATCCGAGCGTCCGGGATCGCGTGAGCGCCGTCGTGAGCCTCGGGGGCTACGCGTCGGCGCTCGAGGTCGTCCGCTTCTGGCTCACGGGGACGTACGAGTACGGCGGCGTGCGCGGGCGCGTCGCCCGCGATCCGCGGCTCGTGGGCGAGTTCGTCCGCGCCAACGCCGATCTGCTGGATCCCCGCGCGCGGGCGGAGCTCATGACCGGGGATCCCGAGCGCGCCGCGCGGTTCCTCGCCGCGCTGCCTCCGGACCTCCGACGCTACCTCGATTCGATGTCCCCGCTCGGCGTCGCGCGCGAGATCCCGGGGCGGCTCGTCCTCGTGCACGGGCGCGGCGACCCGACGGTCCCCTACACCGAAAGCCTGCGCCTCGCGGCCGCGCGCCCGGGGAACACCACGCTCCTGCTCGTCGGCATCCTCGAGCACGTGGAGGGCGGCGGCGGGAGGACGGGCCGGCAGGACGCGCGCGACCTCTTCGAGCTCTGGCGCGCGATGTACGCGCTCCTGGCCGGATGAGAGAGGTCTCATCCCCCTCTCACCCCGCCGCCTGTGGGCCCCGGCGGGCAAACCGGAGGCGGCGCGGACCGTGCGGAGCGGCTAGAGCGAGAGGCTCCGCGCGTCGCCGCTCGCGGGGCGCTGAATGCCCCAGGCGGAGAGCTTGGCGAGGATCGTGTTCCGGTGCACGCCGAGGTCGCGCGCCGCGCGGCTCACGTTCCAGCCCACGCGCTCGAGCACGCGCAGGATGTACTGGCGCTCGAACTGGCCCATCGCGTCGCGGAGCGGCGGTCCCGTGTCCTCGGCCAGGCGCGCGCCGGTCTCGGGGATCGCGACGTCGAGCGGCACGTCCTGGAGCTGGATGACCGGGTTGCGCGCCAGCACGACCGCGCGGTAGATCACGTTCTCGAGCTCGCGCACGTTCCCCGGCCAGTCGTAGCGCGTGAGTACCTCGAGGGCGCCCGCCGAGACGCCCCGCACGTCGCGCCGGCACTCGCGCGCGGTCTTCCGCACGAAGTGCTCGAGGAGGAACGGGATGTCCTCGCGCCGCTCGCGGAGGGGCGGCACGTGGACGGGGACCACGTTGAGCCGGTAGTAGAGGTCCTCGCGGAACTCGCGCGCGCGCACGGCCGCCCGGAGATTCACGTTGGTCGCGGCCACCACGCGGACGTCCACCGGGATCGCGCGGATGCCGCCGAGCCGCTCGATCTCGCGCTCCTGCAGCACGCGCAGGAGCTTCGTCTGGAGGTCGAGCCGGAGCGAGCCGATCTCGTCGAGGAAGACCGTGCCGCCCTGGGCGAGCTCGAACTTGCCGAGCTTCCGCGCGTGGGCGCCGGTGAAGGCGCCCTTCTCGTGGCCGAAGAGCTCCGACTCGACGAGCGCGTCGGGGATGGCGGCCACGTTGACCGCGACGAAGGCCCGCGCCCGCCGCTCGCTCCGCGCGTGGAGCGCGCGCGCCACCAGCTCCTTGCCGGTCCCGCTCTCGCCGGTGACGAGCACGGTCGTCGGCGTGTCGGCGATCTGCGTGATGGTCTGGTAGATCTTCACCATCTCGGGGTGGCGGCCCACCAGGCCCTCGAAGCCCGTGCCCGCCGCGGCGTCCGGCGCGCTGCCCGCGAGCGCCGAGCGCAGGTAGAGCACCTCGCGCTCGAGCGCGCGCTTCTCGAACGCGCGCTGGGAGAGGAGCAGGATGTCGTCCACGTCGAACGGCTTCGTGAGGTAGTCCCAGGCGCCGCGCTTGAGCGCCTCGACCGCGGTCCGCACCTCGCGTACCGCCGTGACCACGACGACGACCGTCGTCGGGTCGGCCGCCTTGACGCGTGGGAGCACGTCGATGCCCGGCTCGCCGGGCATGCGCTGGTCGAGCATCACCAGATCCACGTCGTTGGCGCGCAGGATCTCGAGGGCCTCGGCGCCGTTCTCGGCCTCGAGGACGTCGCACGTCTCCTCGAGGATCGCCCGCACGGACGCCCGGACTCCTTCCTCGTCGTCGACGACGAGGACGGTGCCGCGCCGCGCGAGCTTCGGCACGTCCGGGATCACGGCTGCTTCTCGCGCTCCATGACGAGGTACTCGCTCTTACCGCCCGTCCCCGGCCGCTGGACGAAGATCAGGAGGCGCTCGCCGGGCTTGAGCTGCGCGAGCGCCCGGAAGAGCGCGGCGGGCTCGGAGACGGGCGTGCGGCCCGCCTCGACGATCACGTCGCCGCGCCGCACGCCCGCGCGGTCGGCCGGGCCGCCCGGCGCGACGTCGGTCACGAGCAGGCCCTGCGCGACCGGCAGGTTCAGCCTCTGCGCCATGTCGGCGCTCAGCGGCTCGACCCGAAGCCCCCAGCCCTCCTCGTCCGGCACGACCGCGGCGGGCGCGGGCTCGTCCGCGGGCATCTCGCCGATCTTCACGCTGAGCCGCACGGGCTGCCGGTCGCGCAGGACGGTGAGCCGCGCGACCTGGCCGGGCGCGACGCCGGCGACGCGGCGCTGGAGCTCGGGCACCTCCTTGATCGGCGCGCCGTTGAGCTCGACGATCACGTCGCCCGGCCGGACGCCGGCGGCCTCGGCCGGCCCGCCCTTCATGACGTCGGCGACCAGCACGCCCTCGCGCTCCTTCACGCCGAAGGTGCCCGAGAGCTCGTCGGTGACGTCCTGGATCGCGATCCCGAGCCAGCCGCGCACCACGCGGCCGCCCGCGATGAGCTGGCGCATCACGTCCTTCGCCTGGTTGATCGGGATCGAGAAGCCGATGCCCTGCCCCGCGGCGACGATCGCCGTGTTGATCCCGATCACCTTGCCGTCGAGGTTCAGGAGCGGCCCTCCCGAGTTGCCCGGGTTGATGGACGCGTCCGTCTGGATGAAGTTCTCGTACTGCGTCACGCCGACGCGGTTGCGCGCCGTCGCGGAGATGATGCCGACCGTCACGGTGCGGTCGAGGCCGAACGGGTTGCCGATCGCGATCGCCCACTGGCCCACGCGGAGGTGGTCCGAGTCGCCCAGCTCGGCGACCGGCAGCGGCCCGGGCGCGTCCACCTTGAGGACCGCGAGGTCCGTCTTCGGATCCCGGCCCACGACCTTCGCGGCGAGCTTCCGTCCGTCCGAGAGGCGCACGGTGACGTCCTGAGCGTTCTCGATGACGTGGTTGTTCGTCAAGATGTATCCCTTTGGATCCACGATCACGCCCGAGCCACTCGTGCGCTGCTCCTCGCGCGGCCGCCGGCCGAAGAAGCGCTCGTAGAACTCCTCGCCGAAGTACTCCCTGAACCGCTCGGGCGACTCCTCGACGGCGCCGCGCTTCGGCACCGTGGTGACGTTGACGACGGCGGGCGTCGCGCGGTCGGCGACCGCGCTGAACGCGTCCTCGAGGGCGCGGAGCACGGCGCGCGCGTCGATCTTGGGTGGCGTCCGCTGCTGGGCGTCGGCCGGCAGGACGGAGGCGAGGACGAGGAGCACGGCGAGCGTCGTTCTCATGGAGTGTCCCCCGGGAGCGCTCACGGCGATTCTACCGGGCGGTGCCCGGTTCCGCCAGCGGCACGAGCGCGAGCTCGAGCACGCGGCGCGTGTGCGCCGTCACCGGCGCCGCGGCGCCGCGCCGGACGCCCGCCACCCAGAGGGTCCGGCCGGCGGCCTCGATCACCGGCACCCGGTCGCGCTCCCAGCGCGGCACCTTGGCGTCGATCAGAAGGTCCTTCAGCTTGCGCCGGCCCCCGCCGAACGGCTCGACGCCGTCGCCCGCACGCCGCGGACGCACGACGAGCGCGGGCGGAAGCTCGTCGGCGTCGAACGCGACGCGGCACGCCTCGTCGGGGATCGCGTAGCGCTCGGCCTCCACGAGCGTCGCCACGAGCGCCGCGCCGATCTCGGGCAGCTCGACGCGTCCCGGGACGGCGAGCACGCGCTCGACCAGCGCGGGGAGGGCCGCGAGCGAGAGCCGCACGCGCGGCCCGCTCACCTCGAGCGTCACGCCGGCGAGGCGGAACGGGCGGCGCGGCGCGGGCTCGACGAGGACGCGGCGGAGCCCGCGGTGGGCCCAGGCGCGGAGCGGCGCCCGGCTCCCCAGGCGTCCCGCGGCCTGGCGCAGGACCTCGGCCGCGACCTGCCTCGGCAGCGTGCGCAGCGCGCCGAGCGGGAGCGTGACGGCGCCGTCCCCGACCGCGGCGAGCCGCTCGAGCTCGACTGCGGCGGTCCGCTCGAGCGCATTCACCGCCTCACGCGTGAGCGCCGCCACACGGGCCAGCGCGTCGGCGATCCCGGGGTTGTAGGACTCGGCGAGGAGCGGGAGCAGCTCGTGGCGGATCCGGTTCCGGAGGAACTTCGGGTCGCGGTTGGTCGGGTCCTCGACCCAGTCGAGCCCCGCCCGGCGGAGCTCCTCGACGAGCGCGGCGCGTCGGCACTCGAGGAGGGGGCGGATCACGCGGCCGCGGACCGGCGGGATGCCCGCCAGGCCGCGGACGCCCGTGCCCTCGAGCAGTCGCATGAGGACGGTCTCGGCCTGGTCGTCGGCGGTGTGGCCCAAGGCGATCCGGTCGGCGCCGACCCGGTCGGCGCCGGCCTCGAGCGCTGTATAGCGCGCCCGGCGCGCCGCGGCCTCGAGCGAATCGCCATGCTCCACCTCGACCGTCGCGACCTCCACGGGGACGCCGAGCCGCTCGCCGAGCGTCCGGACGAACGCGGCGTCCCGCGAGGACTCGGGCCGCATCTGGTGGTCCACGTGCAGGATGTGGAGCGAGAGACGCCACGCGGGCGCGAGCCGGGTGAGCACGCGCAGCAGGGCGACGGAGTCGGCGCCGCCGGAGACGGCGACCAAGACGGTTTCGCCGCCAGCGAGCATCGCGTGGCGGCGAAGGGTGCGCTCGATCGCGCCGAGGAGGCTCACCCGCCTACCCGCCTTGGAGCCCGACCCAGACCTCGCCGTCCGCGAAGTGCTCCTTCTTCCAGACCGGCACCGTGCGCTTGAGCGTGTCGATCGCGTACTTGCACGCCTCGAACGCCTCCTGCCGGTGCGCCGCCGAGACCGCGATCAGCACGCTCGCCTCGCCGATCTCGAGCCGCCCGACGCGGTGGAGCATCGCCACGCGCTTGATCGAGGGCCAGCGGGCGCGGATCGCCGTGCCGATCTCCCGCATCTTCGCCTCGGCCATCGGCGCGTGGGCCTCGTACTCGAGGAACTTCACGGGGCGGCCGCCCGTCTCGTTCCGCACGACGCCCGAGAAGATCACGACGCCGCCGGCGCCGGGATGGTCCACCTCGCGGGCGACGGCGTCGGGTGAGAGCGGCTCCCCGACCACCCTGAAGACATCGTCCGGGGCACCGCCGCTCACCGGCGGGAACAGGCAGAGCTCGTCGCCGGGCGCCAGCGTGTGGTCGGGCTCGACGTACTCCTGGCCGACGGCAAACAGCGTGAACGGGCGGAAGCGCGCGAGCTCGGGGTGGCGCGCGGCGACGGCGGACCACGCCGACTCGACGGTGCCACCCTCGGGGAGATCGATCTCGATCCGCTCCCGCCCCGCGGCTTCACGGTACCGGGCGAAGAGGCGGACCCGGACACGCACGGCAGGATCAGCGTCTAGAAGCGGTGGGACTGGCCGCAGCCGCAGCTCG
This region of Candidatus Methylomirabilota bacterium genomic DNA includes:
- the mgtE gene encoding magnesium transporter, which gives rise to MDERAPLPQAARRLIDRTADPRDREALEGAHAADIAALLRQLPLPEQAALFRLLSRERAGDVLAELDDQNQRELVQALGQVEASEILEEMPPEHAADVVEELPTEDAEKILDLMAEKQSEEVQELLDYPEQSAGRLMSPDYVAVNERTTAEGAIEHIRRSVTEDRAFELYVVDDHHHLIGVVPLRRLLTADPRTPVLEICNDQIVSVTTDTDQEDVARTVAKYDLVAVPVVDQRQHLVGTIAVDDVVDILGEEATEDIFRIAGSDAAELERRSPREVALLRLPWVLATLLIELCAGVIISYFDRTLSRVILLASFMPVIQAISGNTGLQSVTMVVRGLATGRVVLSRWWEPLRRQIVTSSILGAICGALVGAVGSLWHSPPFGLVVGVSMFISVNLSGAAGTAIPMLSKRLGFDPALTAGPFETAFQDVLGVTIFLSLATALLRWLV
- a CDS encoding class I SAM-dependent methyltransferase, which produces MDAALEKRQVERAYELYAPVYDFIFDWIFSPGRTAAVRQLALQRSDSVLEVGIGTGLNLPLYPATCALTGIDLSQEMLDKAVERVETLAMPNVTLKVMDATSMDFGDDEFDKAVATYTISAVPDPVAVLREMRRVVKPGGVIVVLNHFRSERRLMGWLEDLVAPVCTRLGWKSNLALGPLLTQVGLVPELVAKVNMFNGWRLVKCVNRK
- a CDS encoding alpha/beta fold hydrolase gives rise to the protein MAPREVRQPEVARLAALLLALVLVLPVAQAGHTALVAGAFLVELLSQGRYAPLSALTSAPAREALAVPGVAADRYVPAGLGAGRRLVLVHGATAEGKDDPRLREAAELLARSGFDVAVPTVPGLTRGRLRPEDVGAVVATLAARPGPAVVLGVSVGSGPALLAAADPSVRDRVSAVVSLGGYASALEVVRFWLTGTYEYGGVRGRVARDPRLVGEFVRANADLLDPRARAELMTGDPERAARFLAALPPDLRRYLDSMSPLGVAREIPGRLVLVHGRGDPTVPYTESLRLAAARPGNTTLLLVGILEHVEGGGGRTGRQDARDLFELWRAMYALLAG
- a CDS encoding sigma-54 dependent transcriptional regulator, with the translated sequence MIPDVPKLARRGTVLVVDDEEGVRASVRAILEETCDVLEAENGAEALEILRANDVDLVMLDQRMPGEPGIDVLPRVKAADPTTVVVVVTAVREVRTAVEALKRGAWDYLTKPFDVDDILLLSQRAFEKRALEREVLYLRSALAGSAPDAAAGTGFEGLVGRHPEMVKIYQTITQIADTPTTVLVTGESGTGKELVARALHARSERRARAFVAVNVAAIPDALVESELFGHEKGAFTGAHARKLGKFELAQGGTVFLDEIGSLRLDLQTKLLRVLQEREIERLGGIRAIPVDVRVVAATNVNLRAAVRAREFREDLYYRLNVVPVHVPPLRERREDIPFLLEHFVRKTARECRRDVRGVSAGALEVLTRYDWPGNVRELENVIYRAVVLARNPVIQLQDVPLDVAIPETGARLAEDTGPPLRDAMGQFERQYILRVLERVGWNVSRAARDLGVHRNTILAKLSAWGIQRPASGDARSLSL
- a CDS encoding DegQ family serine endoprotease; this encodes MRTTLAVLLVLASVLPADAQQRTPPKIDARAVLRALEDAFSAVADRATPAVVNVTTVPKRGAVEESPERFREYFGEEFYERFFGRRPREEQRTSGSGVIVDPKGYILTNNHVIENAQDVTVRLSDGRKLAAKVVGRDPKTDLAVLKVDAPGPLPVAELGDSDHLRVGQWAIAIGNPFGLDRTVTVGIISATARNRVGVTQYENFIQTDASINPGNSGGPLLNLDGKVIGINTAIVAAGQGIGFSIPINQAKDVMRQLIAGGRVVRGWLGIAIQDVTDELSGTFGVKEREGVLVADVMKGGPAEAAGVRPGDVIVELNGAPIKEVPELQRRVAGVAPGQVARLTVLRDRQPVRLSVKIGEMPADEPAPAAVVPDEEGWGLRVEPLSADMAQRLNLPVAQGLLVTDVAPGGPADRAGVRRGDVIVEAGRTPVSEPAALFRALAQLKPGERLLIFVQRPGTGGKSEYLVMEREKQP
- the tilS gene encoding tRNA lysidine(34) synthetase TilS, encoding MSLLGAIERTLRRHAMLAGGETVLVAVSGGADSVALLRVLTRLAPAWRLSLHILHVDHQMRPESSRDAAFVRTLGERLGVPVEVATVEVEHGDSLEAAARRARYTALEAGADRVGADRIALGHTADDQAETVLMRLLEGTGVRGLAGIPPVRGRVIRPLLECRRAALVEELRRAGLDWVEDPTNRDPKFLRNRIRHELLPLLAESYNPGIADALARVAALTREAVNALERTAAVELERLAAVGDGAVTLPLGALRTLPRQVAAEVLRQAAGRLGSRAPLRAWAHRGLRRVLVEPAPRRPFRLAGVTLEVSGPRVRLSLAALPALVERVLAVPGRVELPEIGAALVATLVEAERYAIPDEACRVAFDADELPPALVVRPRRAGDGVEPFGGGRRKLKDLLIDAKVPRWERDRVPVIEAAGRTLWVAGVRRGAAAPVTAHTRRVLELALVPLAEPGTAR
- a CDS encoding molybdenum cofactor biosynthesis protein MoaE; translation: MRVRVRLFARYREAAGRERIEIDLPEGGTVESAWSAVAARHPELARFRPFTLFAVGQEYVEPDHTLAPGDELCLFPPVSGGAPDDVFRVVGEPLSPDAVAREVDHPGAGGVVIFSGVVRNETGGRPVKFLEYEAHAPMAEAKMREIGTAIRARWPSIKRVAMLHRVGRLEIGEASVLIAVSAAHRQEAFEACKYAIDTLKRTVPVWKKEHFADGEVWVGLQGG